In Rhodothermales bacterium, a single window of DNA contains:
- a CDS encoding pyridoxine 5'-phosphate synthase: MTRLLINIDHIATLRNARKETFPDPVLAARECEAAGADGIVFHLREDRRHITDADVARLKESVTGKLDFELSLAPEIVSICVATRPDLATLVPERREEVTTEGGLDVLDQGNAVKAAVHRLRDAGIPEVSLFMDPDPAQIEAVPATGANVIELHTGAFANAPDHASRLRVLEQLADAARLAHAAGLRVHAGHGLDYTNWPLFAQHVPHVQEVSIGFAIISRALFTGLRDAVADMRRIIHHSAS; encoded by the coding sequence ATGACGCGACTGCTCATAAATATCGACCATATTGCCACCCTGCGGAACGCCCGCAAGGAGACGTTTCCTGATCCGGTCCTGGCCGCCCGTGAGTGCGAGGCAGCCGGAGCCGACGGGATCGTATTCCACCTCCGTGAGGACAGAAGACACATAACGGACGCCGATGTTGCCCGCTTGAAGGAGTCCGTGACCGGCAAACTGGACTTTGAACTTTCCCTTGCTCCCGAAATCGTATCCATCTGCGTGGCCACCCGACCCGATCTGGCGACGTTGGTGCCCGAACGTCGGGAGGAAGTCACCACCGAGGGTGGGCTGGATGTCCTGGACCAGGGAAATGCCGTGAAAGCAGCCGTGCATAGACTCCGCGACGCGGGTATTCCGGAAGTGTCCCTGTTCATGGATCCGGATCCGGCCCAGATCGAGGCCGTCCCCGCCACGGGGGCAAACGTCATTGAATTGCATACCGGCGCCTTCGCGAACGCCCCCGATCATGCCTCCCGGTTGCGCGTACTCGAGCAGTTGGCAGACGCTGCCCGCCTGGCCCATGCCGCCGGACTCCGCGTCCACGCCGGACACGGACTGGACTACACGAATTGGCCACTTTTCGCTCAGCACGTGCCGCATGTCCAGGAAGTATCCATTGGATTCGCAATCATTTCCAGAGCGTTGTTCACCGGTCTCCGCGATGCGGTAGCCGACATGAGACGCATCATACACCATTCCGCATCATGA
- the era gene encoding GTPase Era, with protein sequence MTEPTPHRSGYVAIIGRPNVGKSTLLNAMMQQKLSIVTHKPQTTRQRVLGILSADDYQMILLDTPGIIKPRYKLQEAMMADVTTSTSDADVLLFMADATRDSVDDMTLDLVGGTPAILVLNKIDKMRQEDVLPLAAAYAEAHPFKAVIPTSALKLKNVDAVVQEIFNNLPEGPAFYPKDQISEQPERFFIAEIIREKIFQRFHQEVPYSTQVNIVQYEERSDDKDRIEAEIIVERDSQKGILIGKGGSALKIIGTQARKDIEEFLEREVFLRLFVKVRPDWRSSEAHLRSFGFPT encoded by the coding sequence ATGACCGAACCCACTCCCCACCGTTCCGGCTACGTGGCCATCATTGGCCGCCCGAATGTGGGCAAGAGCACGCTGCTGAATGCCATGATGCAGCAGAAACTGTCCATTGTCACCCACAAACCCCAGACCACGCGACAGCGCGTGCTGGGCATCCTGTCCGCAGACGACTACCAGATGATCCTGCTGGATACACCGGGCATTATCAAACCCCGCTATAAGCTGCAGGAGGCCATGATGGCGGACGTGACCACGTCCACATCGGACGCGGACGTGCTTCTTTTCATGGCCGATGCCACGCGCGACTCCGTGGACGACATGACGCTCGACCTGGTCGGAGGCACCCCGGCCATCCTGGTCCTGAACAAGATCGACAAGATGCGTCAGGAGGACGTACTCCCGCTGGCTGCAGCCTACGCCGAGGCCCATCCGTTCAAGGCCGTCATCCCGACCTCCGCCCTGAAACTGAAGAATGTGGATGCCGTCGTCCAGGAGATCTTCAACAACCTCCCCGAGGGTCCGGCCTTCTATCCGAAAGACCAGATCAGCGAGCAGCCGGAACGCTTCTTCATCGCGGAAATCATCCGCGAAAAGATTTTCCAGCGATTCCACCAGGAAGTGCCGTATTCCACCCAGGTGAACATTGTCCAATACGAGGAACGCTCCGACGACAAGGATCGGATAGAAGCCGAAATCATCGTGGAGCGGGATTCCCAGAAAGGCATCCTGATCGGCAAGGGCGGCAGTGCCCTGAAGATCATCGGCACGCAGGCCCGCAAGGACATCGAGGAATTCCTGGAACGCGAGGTCTTCCTGCGGCTGTTCGTCAAGGTGCGGCCCGACTGGCGCAGTTCGGAGGCCCACCTCCGCTCATTCGGCTTCCCGACGTAG
- a CDS encoding 4-phosphoerythronate dehydrogenase, with product MQIIVDAHIPGARDVFSGFGEVVAIPGHEIGPEHVRHARVLVVRTVTTVNEALLVGSSVQFVGSATAGMDHVDTAWLAANRIAWANAHGANAGSVVEYVLAAVAEGLELGAAPPGNARDPLHGRTMGVVGHGAVGSRLAARFRALGCLVKVCDPFRPEGDTDLDNLLRDADIVSLHVPLTHDGTHPTRGLLDAERIARMKPGAMLIQTSRGGVVGDQAAVRARQEGRLSWLVLDVWQDEPLPPPDLVAGVDLATPHIAGYSRDAKSEGVRQVARALRDWLGASEGGTPAEELDDREAPDMRSKPTERIVFPDPSARTGLAAWIRPMYDIRADDARFRATLGLPTKGTPPLSTILPSAEARRAAFHDLRASYPPRWSFHRYVPGSYAAGQHPNPIQGIPRSIGMTVPGGGLRREAE from the coding sequence ATGCAGATTATCGTCGATGCGCATATTCCCGGTGCAAGGGACGTGTTTTCCGGATTCGGCGAAGTTGTAGCCATTCCGGGACATGAAATCGGTCCCGAGCACGTGCGTCACGCCCGTGTGTTGGTTGTTCGGACCGTCACTACGGTGAATGAGGCCTTGCTCGTGGGCTCCAGCGTGCAATTCGTGGGCAGCGCGACCGCCGGCATGGATCATGTGGATACGGCGTGGCTGGCAGCGAACAGGATTGCCTGGGCGAACGCTCACGGCGCGAATGCCGGGTCGGTCGTGGAATATGTGCTTGCGGCCGTCGCGGAAGGTCTTGAGCTCGGCGCGGCCCCTCCAGGGAATGCCCGGGATCCGCTGCATGGCCGGACGATGGGCGTGGTGGGTCATGGCGCCGTCGGATCCCGTCTGGCCGCTCGATTCCGGGCGCTCGGATGCCTTGTGAAGGTATGTGATCCGTTCCGCCCCGAGGGGGACACCGATCTGGACAATCTGCTCCGGGACGCGGACATCGTGTCCCTGCACGTCCCGTTGACCCACGATGGAACCCATCCCACCCGCGGCTTGCTGGATGCCGAACGGATTGCACGCATGAAACCGGGTGCCATGCTCATCCAGACGTCCCGGGGCGGCGTGGTGGGCGACCAAGCCGCGGTACGGGCCCGTCAGGAAGGCCGGCTGTCCTGGCTCGTGCTGGACGTATGGCAGGATGAGCCCCTTCCACCGCCGGACCTGGTGGCCGGCGTGGATCTGGCCACACCGCACATTGCCGGCTATTCACGGGATGCCAAGTCGGAGGGGGTGCGCCAGGTGGCGCGGGCACTCAGGGACTGGCTCGGCGCATCGGAAGGCGGAACACCGGCTGAGGAGCTGGACGATCGGGAAGCGCCGGACATGCGCTCCAAACCCACAGAGCGCATCGTATTTCCGGATCCCTCGGCCCGAACCGGATTGGCGGCGTGGATCCGGCCCATGTACGACATCCGGGCCGACGATGCCCGTTTTCGCGCGACGCTCGGCCTGCCGACGAAAGGCACACCGCCTCTGTCAACAATCCTGCCGTCGGCAGAAGCGCGGCGTGCAGCGTTCCATGATTTGCGGGCGTCCTATCCGCCGCGCTGGAGCTTCCACAGGTATGTGCCCGGGTCGTACGCCGCAGGACAGCACCCGAACCCGATCCAAGGAATACCGCGGAGTATAGGAATGACCGTTCCCGGAGGCGGCCTACGTCGGGAAGCCGAATGA
- a CDS encoding cell wall hydrolase, with the protein MTKRSLMHVTLTVAALIVATGLTLRADLFADQEAMFDESWAALLADTRSTRQLSPWEEALYDPKRLMPLPTTQIDSETLWLARAIYSESKRPEEQALIAWVIRNRVETGYRGKRTFQSVVLDPWQFSAFLEDAPKRDFYSSLTPEQRYKGWRTALAIAHAVRHAEDDHRPFSPRTRHFYSERSLNGSRPPAWADGRIPLDVDPIVPIDDRRFRFFEDVS; encoded by the coding sequence ATGACCAAGCGATCCCTCATGCACGTCACCCTGACAGTGGCTGCCCTGATTGTCGCAACAGGCCTCACGCTCCGAGCGGACCTGTTCGCCGACCAGGAGGCCATGTTTGACGAAAGCTGGGCGGCTCTGCTGGCCGATACCCGCTCGACCCGGCAACTCAGTCCGTGGGAAGAAGCCCTGTACGATCCGAAGCGGCTCATGCCCTTGCCAACAACCCAGATCGACTCGGAAACCCTGTGGCTCGCCCGGGCCATCTACTCGGAATCGAAACGCCCCGAAGAACAGGCCCTCATTGCCTGGGTCATCCGGAACCGGGTCGAAACCGGATACCGTGGCAAGCGCACGTTCCAGTCGGTGGTGCTTGACCCCTGGCAATTCAGCGCCTTCCTGGAAGACGCGCCGAAACGGGATTTCTACTCCAGCCTCACGCCCGAACAACGGTACAAGGGCTGGCGAACGGCACTGGCCATAGCCCATGCGGTCCGGCATGCTGAAGATGACCACCGTCCGTTCTCACCCAGGACCCGTCACTTCTACAGCGAACGCTCCCTCAACGGATCGCGCCCTCCGGCGTGGGCCGATGGACGCATTCCGCTGGACGTGGATCCGATCGTCCCGATCGATGATCGGCGTTTCCGCTTCTTCGAAGACGTATCCTAG
- a CDS encoding outer membrane beta-barrel protein, which translates to MTSRTFPHLSVASVFVLLVAAVVLALPARAQLGVAAGLNFESVDDIETSSANATFDNATGYHVGVFYDLGLGPAGLRLGLFYRDIGEVDVSFGGISDAFSATMIDIPVDVRFNLTATPVIRPYVMAGPVFSWASTDDSDYEDALNDVSVAGNVGIGLALDLGGIKLTPEFRYAVGISRFMKEEVNIRGVSFSSGDVQRLNTVMLRVGVSF; encoded by the coding sequence ATGACTTCCAGAACCTTCCCGCACCTTTCAGTGGCTTCCGTCTTCGTCCTGTTGGTGGCCGCCGTTGTCCTTGCGTTACCGGCCCGGGCACAGTTGGGCGTAGCCGCCGGACTGAACTTTGAAAGCGTGGACGACATCGAGACCAGCAGCGCCAATGCCACGTTTGACAACGCCACCGGCTACCACGTGGGTGTATTCTACGATCTGGGCCTCGGGCCGGCCGGCCTGCGACTCGGTCTGTTCTACAGGGACATCGGGGAGGTGGATGTGTCCTTCGGCGGGATAAGCGATGCCTTCAGCGCCACCATGATCGACATTCCCGTTGACGTGCGGTTCAACCTGACGGCGACGCCCGTCATCCGTCCGTACGTGATGGCGGGTCCCGTTTTTTCCTGGGCGTCCACGGACGACAGTGACTACGAGGATGCGCTCAACGACGTATCGGTGGCCGGCAATGTCGGCATCGGCCTGGCGTTGGATCTGGGCGGTATCAAGTTGACACCGGAATTCCGCTACGCGGTCGGCATCTCCCGATTCATGAAGGAGGAAGTGAATATCCGGGGCGTATCGTTCAGCTCAGGCGATGTCCAACGCCTGAACACCGTCATGCTTCGCGTGGGCGTATCGTTCTAG
- the bshA gene encoding N-acetyl-alpha-D-glucosaminyl L-malate synthase BshA: MKIGITCYPVYGGSGVVATELGIALAARGHSIHFIAYAMPFRLGHIQENITFHEVNVHAYPLFEYPPYTLNLTSKLVDVAMHEDLDILHMHYAIPHATSAVLARQILAGSGRPVPVVTTLHGTDITIVGQDPSFAPVVNWSINESDGVTAVSEYLKRETYKSCQVRADIQVIPNFIDTRRFKPLKKDHFKQAVCPNGEKLLVHVSNFRPVKRATEVVEVFHRLRSEGYAAKLLLVGDGPDRAAAEHKARELEVIDDVRFLGKQEPVEEILSIADIFLMPSGSETFGLAALEAMACGVPVIASNIGGLPELVVDGVTGFLRPMGDIEAYTACARQLLDDPDLLATMSEAARRRAVDEFDIDRIIPMYEAHYEQVIARVASSAA; encoded by the coding sequence ATGAAAATCGGAATCACCTGCTATCCCGTCTACGGAGGTAGCGGCGTCGTCGCCACGGAACTCGGCATTGCACTCGCTGCACGCGGTCATTCCATCCACTTCATTGCCTATGCCATGCCGTTCAGGCTGGGCCACATCCAGGAGAACATCACCTTCCACGAGGTGAATGTGCATGCCTATCCCCTGTTTGAATATCCTCCCTACACGCTGAACCTGACGTCCAAGCTGGTGGACGTGGCCATGCATGAGGATCTGGATATCCTTCACATGCACTACGCCATTCCCCACGCCACCAGTGCGGTACTGGCCCGACAGATCCTGGCTGGATCCGGACGTCCCGTTCCCGTCGTGACCACCCTGCACGGGACCGACATCACCATCGTGGGACAGGATCCCTCCTTCGCACCGGTCGTGAATTGGTCCATCAATGAATCGGACGGGGTAACGGCCGTTTCGGAGTATCTGAAACGGGAAACCTACAAGAGTTGCCAGGTCCGCGCCGACATCCAGGTCATTCCCAACTTTATCGATACCCGCCGTTTCAAGCCGCTCAAGAAGGATCATTTCAAGCAGGCTGTCTGTCCGAACGGCGAGAAGCTGCTGGTGCACGTATCGAATTTCCGGCCGGTGAAGCGGGCCACCGAGGTGGTCGAGGTATTCCACCGCCTGCGGTCCGAGGGATACGCGGCCAAGTTGCTGCTGGTCGGCGACGGTCCGGATCGGGCAGCAGCCGAGCACAAGGCACGGGAATTGGAAGTGATCGACGATGTCCGTTTCCTCGGCAAACAGGAACCCGTCGAGGAAATCCTGTCCATTGCCGACATCTTCCTCATGCCTTCCGGCTCGGAAACCTTTGGTCTGGCCGCGTTGGAAGCCATGGCCTGCGGGGTCCCGGTCATTGCGTCGAACATCGGGGGGCTGCCGGAATTGGTAGTGGACGGCGTCACCGGCTTCCTCCGTCCCATGGGCGATATCGAGGCGTACACGGCCTGCGCCCGTCAACTGCTGGACGATCCCGATCTGCTTGCAACCATGTCCGAGGCGGCACGTCGCCGCGCGGTCGACGAATTCGACATCGACCGGATCATCCCGATGTATGAGGCGCACTACGAGCAGGTCATTGCCCGGGTCGCCTCCTCCGCCGCATGA
- a CDS encoding MBL fold metallo-hydrolase: MTVRTFTFNPFQTNCYIVSDEQEVVVVDPSCQSGSEIDHFIRAIEDTGRPLKQVLLTHAHIDHIFGCAAVCRHFGAELLVHADDAPLLKEAQTQAAMFGVELEPPPEPTRFLMPGEPLTVGASTWNVLHTPGHSPGSVSFHAPDDAFVLSGDVLFAGSIGRTDLWRGSLPTLMQSIFQQLVPLGEEVRVLSGHGPETTIGRELATNQFLNGAVAG; encoded by the coding sequence ATGACTGTACGCACCTTTACGTTCAATCCGTTCCAGACCAACTGCTACATCGTTTCGGATGAGCAGGAGGTGGTCGTGGTCGACCCATCGTGTCAGTCCGGGTCGGAAATCGACCATTTCATCCGCGCCATCGAGGATACGGGTCGCCCGCTCAAGCAGGTCTTGCTTACGCACGCCCATATTGACCACATTTTCGGATGTGCCGCCGTGTGCCGGCACTTCGGCGCCGAACTGCTGGTGCACGCGGACGATGCACCGCTGTTGAAGGAAGCCCAGACGCAGGCGGCCATGTTCGGTGTGGAATTGGAACCGCCGCCCGAGCCGACCCGGTTCCTGATGCCGGGCGAGCCGCTCACGGTGGGGGCCTCCACGTGGAATGTATTGCATACGCCGGGCCATTCGCCGGGCTCGGTTTCTTTCCACGCTCCGGATGACGCCTTCGTGTTGAGCGGGGATGTCCTTTTCGCCGGATCCATAGGCCGGACCGACCTGTGGCGGGGATCGTTGCCCACGCTCATGCAGTCCATCTTCCAGCAACTCGTTCCGCTCGGGGAAGAGGTCCGTGTACTATCGGGGCACGGTCCGGAAACGACCATCGGCCGCGAACTGGCCACCAATCAGTTCCTCAACGGAGCCGTTGCGGGCTGA
- a CDS encoding LptF/LptG family permease, which produces MKLFHRMTLRMLPAPFLAWLLVLLFLLVMQFLIKYLPQLVGKGLPFLVVVELIMYNVGYMLVLAIPMAALIATLMTFGRLAESNAWAVIKGSGVSFPQLVWPVWLVGALLAGGMWYFNTEVHPESNFRAFNLWQDIRLAKPGFDLKAGVMYDGLEDYRILVRDIPEDEPNTLHDVYIFDYSSGARLRTDISATRGNLETLHGGRTLQLTLYDGEVHRRIPPERYERMSFTRHVIRIPLDDLDFERNDPGTGNRTDRTMRAADMRVLVDSLRHTAAVRKEELGVLLGTLGTGAASRTEWVRSSGEGLRSLVEQNRESTRPETPAEQRELARMTARAHRASTDAARRTVEIALIRADRYAVEIHKKYSMAVACLLFMMLGAPLGLAIRRGGLGMSAVVAMTIFLIHWVSLANGEKFADRGHIDPWLGMWAADIITGLFALAVTVHVWRDMRATRMRRTATTVHPPTK; this is translated from the coding sequence ATGAAACTGTTTCACCGCATGACGCTCCGCATGCTGCCCGCGCCGTTCCTGGCGTGGCTCCTGGTGCTGCTGTTCCTGCTGGTCATGCAGTTCCTCATCAAGTACCTGCCCCAGCTGGTCGGCAAGGGGCTGCCGTTCCTGGTGGTCGTCGAACTGATCATGTACAACGTGGGCTACATGCTTGTGCTGGCCATCCCGATGGCCGCCCTCATTGCCACGCTCATGACCTTCGGGCGACTGGCGGAGTCCAATGCTTGGGCCGTCATCAAGGGATCCGGGGTGTCGTTTCCCCAGCTGGTCTGGCCCGTGTGGCTGGTAGGGGCCCTGCTGGCCGGCGGGATGTGGTATTTCAATACGGAAGTCCACCCGGAGTCCAATTTCCGGGCATTCAACCTGTGGCAGGACATCCGTCTGGCCAAACCCGGATTCGATCTCAAGGCCGGAGTGATGTACGACGGCCTGGAAGACTACCGGATCCTGGTCCGGGACATCCCCGAAGACGAACCGAACACGCTCCACGACGTGTACATCTTCGACTATTCGTCCGGCGCACGCCTCCGGACGGACATTTCGGCCACCCGGGGCAATCTGGAAACGCTGCACGGAGGACGGACCCTCCAGCTGACGTTGTACGACGGGGAAGTCCACCGGCGTATTCCCCCGGAACGCTACGAGCGGATGTCCTTCACGCGCCACGTCATCCGCATCCCGTTGGATGACCTGGATTTCGAGCGCAACGATCCGGGCACCGGCAACCGGACCGACCGAACCATGCGGGCGGCCGACATGCGGGTCCTGGTGGACAGCCTGCGCCATACGGCCGCTGTCAGGAAAGAGGAGCTCGGCGTGCTGCTGGGCACGCTCGGAACGGGCGCGGCGAGCCGGACCGAGTGGGTGCGATCGTCCGGCGAAGGGCTGCGATCGCTCGTAGAGCAGAACCGTGAAAGCACCCGTCCCGAAACCCCGGCCGAACAGCGTGAACTGGCCCGCATGACGGCCCGCGCGCACCGTGCCAGTACGGACGCCGCCCGGCGGACCGTCGAAATCGCTCTCATACGAGCGGACCGTTATGCGGTGGAAATCCACAAGAAGTATTCCATGGCCGTGGCTTGCCTGCTCTTCATGATGTTGGGTGCACCGTTGGGCCTCGCCATCCGACGAGGTGGGCTGGGCATGTCGGCGGTTGTTGCGATGACCATTTTCCTGATCCACTGGGTATCCCTGGCGAACGGCGAGAAATTTGCCGACCGGGGCCATATCGATCCGTGGTTGGGCATGTGGGCGGCGGACATCATCACGGGGCTGTTTGCCCTGGCGGTCACCGTGCACGTCTGGCGGGACATGCGCGCCACCCGAATGCGCAGAACCGCAACCACCGTGCATCCACCGACCAAATGA
- the rsmI gene encoding 16S rRNA (cytidine(1402)-2'-O)-methyltransferase encodes MSGILYIIPTPIGNMDDMTVRAINTMRDVALLACEDTRTTGNLCSRFDIHTARTSYHAHNEHGKTTHLVERMLGGDSIGLVSDAGTPGISDPGYLLVRAAIDAGIEVIALPGPTAFVPALAASGFPSDRFVYEGFLPPKKGRRTRLEQLAEEDRTVVLYESPHRIGKLLAQLVDAFGPDRHAVVSREISKKFETHHRGTVAELSAWAANEKVRGELVVVIASRKTSERLHAAMEDDDDEN; translated from the coding sequence ATGAGCGGTATTCTCTACATCATCCCCACGCCCATCGGCAACATGGACGACATGACCGTCCGGGCCATCAACACCATGCGGGACGTCGCCCTTCTGGCGTGCGAGGATACACGCACGACGGGCAATCTGTGCAGCCGATTCGACATCCACACGGCCCGCACGAGCTACCATGCCCACAATGAGCACGGAAAAACGACACATCTCGTGGAACGGATGCTCGGCGGTGACTCCATCGGACTGGTATCCGATGCCGGAACGCCGGGGATTTCCGATCCGGGCTACCTGTTGGTCCGGGCGGCCATCGATGCCGGCATCGAAGTAATCGCGCTCCCGGGTCCGACGGCCTTCGTGCCCGCCCTGGCCGCTTCCGGCTTTCCCTCCGACCGGTTCGTGTACGAGGGTTTCCTGCCGCCCAAGAAGGGCCGTCGGACCCGGCTCGAGCAGCTTGCCGAGGAAGACCGGACCGTCGTCCTGTACGAATCGCCCCACCGGATCGGCAAGCTGCTCGCCCAGCTCGTCGACGCCTTCGGTCCCGACCGCCACGCCGTCGTCAGCCGCGAGATCTCCAAGAAGTTCGAGACCCACCATCGCGGGACCGTCGCCGAGCTGAGCGCGTGGGCAGCCAATGAGAAGGTCCGCGGCGAGTTGGTCGTGGTCATCGCCTCCCGGAAAACGTCGGAGCGGTTGCACGCGGCCATGGAAGATGACGATGACGAGAACTGA